One window of Populus nigra chromosome 5, ddPopNigr1.1, whole genome shotgun sequence genomic DNA carries:
- the LOC133693692 gene encoding jacalin-related lectin 3-like isoform X2: MNYEGYGNSHVSVGPWGGQSGARWDDGVYNTVRQVVICHGATIDSIQFEYDKRGSSVWSEKHGGTGCFKTAKVKLNYPDEYLVSISGHCSRAVEYGPVLVRSLMFESNKKMYGPFGIQYGTYFSIPLTGGKIVGFHGRSSWYLDSIGVYLMPLLQRNPSDNFATPRNYKTNGTDEKYKDDNYDLEDELGNKAVSYGPWGGNGGNIFDDGVYTGVREVHLTRYGGVVSIRICYDLNGKEIWGSKNGGSGGIRLDKILFDYPSEILTQITGYYGSTILRGPAVVKSLTFHTNKRKYGPFGEEQGTSFSSASNNGIIVGFHGRKGWFVDSIGVHVLERTLPVPRPIPRPFYETSETSEIQQVYEVIPGAVKEAAPLVSGPWGGVGGKPWDDGVFSGVKKIFLTKGEGIYSIQFKYDRNGQSFWSVRHGGGSEGSINMIKFDYPYEVLTSVCGYYASLTGDDQGRGVVIKSLTFYTNKAKYGPYGEETGTFFTSTKTEGKIVGFHGRSGCYLNAIGVHLQQWSNDLAQQGLGERGRPVRMIINKLFN; the protein is encoded by the exons ATG AATTATGAAGGATATGGCAATAGCCATGTTTCAGTCGGACCATGGGGAGGCCAAAGCGGGGCACGGTGGGACGATGGAGTGTATAACACTGTAAGGCAAGTGGTGATCTGCCATGGCGCAACTATTGATTCCATACAATTTGAGTATGACAAGAGGGGGTCCTCTGTGTGGTCAGAGAAGCATGGTGGGACTGGTTGTTTTAAAACAGCTAAG GTCAAGCTTAATTATCCTGATGAATATCTTGTATCCATTAGTGGCCATTGTAGTCGTGCGGTGGAATATGGTCCAGTGCTTGTTCGATCATTAATGTttgaaagcaacaaaaaaatgtaCGGACCTTTTGGTATCCAGTATGGAAcctatttttcaattccattgaCTGGAGGCAAGATAGTTGGCTTCCATGGCCGCAGTAGTTGGTACCTCGACTCCATTGGAGTATACTTGATGCCTCTCCTGCAACGAAATCCATCGGATAATTTCGCTACTCCACGAAACTACAAAACAAATGGGACAGATGAGAAATACAAAGACGACAATTATGATCTTGAAGATGAACTAGGCAACAAG GCAGTGTCGTATGGACCTTGGGGTGGTAATGGTGGAAATATATTTGATGACGGAGTTTATACAGGAGTCCGTGAAGTTCATTTAACACGTTACGGAGGTGTTGTTTCGATTCGGATTTGTTATGATCTAAATGGGAAAGAAATATGGGGAAGCAAAAATGGAGGAAGTGGAGGAATTAGATTGGACAAG ATACTTTTTGATTATCCATCTGAGATCTTGACTCAGATAACAGGATATTATGGATCAACAATCTTAAGAGGGCCTGCAGTTGTGAAGTCCCTTACATTTCACACCAACAAAAGGAAGTACGGACCATTTGGAGAAGAGCAAGGGACTTCTTTTTCCTCTGCATCTAACAATGGAATCATCGTTGGATTTCATGGAAGGAAGGGATGGTTTGTTGACAGTATTGGAGTCCATGTCCTAGAAAGAACGTTGCCGGTCCCTAGACCAATACCTAGACCTTTTTACGAGACCTCCGAGACCAGTGAGATTCAACAAGTATACGAG GTAATCCCTGGAGCAGTGAAGGAAGCAGCTCCATTGGTATCAGGGCCGTGGGGTGGCGTTGGAGGCAAGCCTTGGGATGATGGAGTGTTCTCTGGGGTAAAGAAAATTTTCTTGACAAAAGGAGAAGGCATATATAGTATACAATTTAAGTATGACAGAAATGGCCAATCTTTTTGGTCAGTTAGGCATGGAGGAGGCAGTGAAGGGAGCATTAATATG ATCAAATTTGACTACCCATATGAAGTCCTTACAAGTGTTTGCGGTTATTATGCTTCTCTCACCGGAGATGATCAAGGCAGGGGCGTTGTCATAAAATCTCTCACATTTTATACCAACAAGGCCAAGTATGGACCATATGGGGAGGAAACTGGAACATTTTTCACTTCCACGAAGACTGAAGGAAAAATTGTTGGGTTCCATGGAAGGAGTGGGTGTTACTTGAATGCAATTGGAGTTCACCTACAGCAATGGTCCAATGACTTGGCCCAACAAGGACTAGGAGAAAGGGGACGCCCTGTCAGGATGATCATCAACAAgttgtttaattaa
- the LOC133693692 gene encoding jacalin-related lectin 3-like isoform X1, with protein MNYEGYGNSHVSVGPWGGQSGARWDDGVYNTVRQVVICHGATIDSIQFEYDKRGSSVWSEKHGGTGCFKTAKVKLNYPDEYLVSISGHCSRAVEYGPVLVRSLMFESNKKMYGPFGIQYGTYFSIPLTGGKIVGFHGRSSWYLDSIGVYLMPLLQRNPSDNFATPRNYKTNGTDEKYKDDNYDLEDELGNKAVIRRKETNTNGFMNTKQAVSYGPWGGNGGNIFDDGVYTGVREVHLTRYGGVVSIRICYDLNGKEIWGSKNGGSGGIRLDKILFDYPSEILTQITGYYGSTILRGPAVVKSLTFHTNKRKYGPFGEEQGTSFSSASNNGIIVGFHGRKGWFVDSIGVHVLERTLPVPRPIPRPFYETSETSEIQQVYEVIPGAVKEAAPLVSGPWGGVGGKPWDDGVFSGVKKIFLTKGEGIYSIQFKYDRNGQSFWSVRHGGGSEGSINMIKFDYPYEVLTSVCGYYASLTGDDQGRGVVIKSLTFYTNKAKYGPYGEETGTFFTSTKTEGKIVGFHGRSGCYLNAIGVHLQQWSNDLAQQGLGERGRPVRMIINKLFN; from the exons ATG AATTATGAAGGATATGGCAATAGCCATGTTTCAGTCGGACCATGGGGAGGCCAAAGCGGGGCACGGTGGGACGATGGAGTGTATAACACTGTAAGGCAAGTGGTGATCTGCCATGGCGCAACTATTGATTCCATACAATTTGAGTATGACAAGAGGGGGTCCTCTGTGTGGTCAGAGAAGCATGGTGGGACTGGTTGTTTTAAAACAGCTAAG GTCAAGCTTAATTATCCTGATGAATATCTTGTATCCATTAGTGGCCATTGTAGTCGTGCGGTGGAATATGGTCCAGTGCTTGTTCGATCATTAATGTttgaaagcaacaaaaaaatgtaCGGACCTTTTGGTATCCAGTATGGAAcctatttttcaattccattgaCTGGAGGCAAGATAGTTGGCTTCCATGGCCGCAGTAGTTGGTACCTCGACTCCATTGGAGTATACTTGATGCCTCTCCTGCAACGAAATCCATCGGATAATTTCGCTACTCCACGAAACTACAAAACAAATGGGACAGATGAGAAATACAAAGACGACAATTATGATCTTGAAGATGAACTAGGCAACAAG GCTGTTATTAGGAGAAAAGAGACCAATACTAATGGATTCATGAACACAAAACAGGCAGTGTCGTATGGACCTTGGGGTGGTAATGGTGGAAATATATTTGATGACGGAGTTTATACAGGAGTCCGTGAAGTTCATTTAACACGTTACGGAGGTGTTGTTTCGATTCGGATTTGTTATGATCTAAATGGGAAAGAAATATGGGGAAGCAAAAATGGAGGAAGTGGAGGAATTAGATTGGACAAG ATACTTTTTGATTATCCATCTGAGATCTTGACTCAGATAACAGGATATTATGGATCAACAATCTTAAGAGGGCCTGCAGTTGTGAAGTCCCTTACATTTCACACCAACAAAAGGAAGTACGGACCATTTGGAGAAGAGCAAGGGACTTCTTTTTCCTCTGCATCTAACAATGGAATCATCGTTGGATTTCATGGAAGGAAGGGATGGTTTGTTGACAGTATTGGAGTCCATGTCCTAGAAAGAACGTTGCCGGTCCCTAGACCAATACCTAGACCTTTTTACGAGACCTCCGAGACCAGTGAGATTCAACAAGTATACGAG GTAATCCCTGGAGCAGTGAAGGAAGCAGCTCCATTGGTATCAGGGCCGTGGGGTGGCGTTGGAGGCAAGCCTTGGGATGATGGAGTGTTCTCTGGGGTAAAGAAAATTTTCTTGACAAAAGGAGAAGGCATATATAGTATACAATTTAAGTATGACAGAAATGGCCAATCTTTTTGGTCAGTTAGGCATGGAGGAGGCAGTGAAGGGAGCATTAATATG ATCAAATTTGACTACCCATATGAAGTCCTTACAAGTGTTTGCGGTTATTATGCTTCTCTCACCGGAGATGATCAAGGCAGGGGCGTTGTCATAAAATCTCTCACATTTTATACCAACAAGGCCAAGTATGGACCATATGGGGAGGAAACTGGAACATTTTTCACTTCCACGAAGACTGAAGGAAAAATTGTTGGGTTCCATGGAAGGAGTGGGTGTTACTTGAATGCAATTGGAGTTCACCTACAGCAATGGTCCAATGACTTGGCCCAACAAGGACTAGGAGAAAGGGGACGCCCTGTCAGGATGATCATCAACAAgttgtttaattaa